In the Phytoactinopolyspora mesophila genome, ATCGCCGCGATCGGAGTGCTCGGATTGCGGCGCGACGCGCCGGCCTGGAGCGACGCCTGGACGAAAGCCGCGCCGATCGCCATCGACGGGCTGGTCCGGGTCCTCACCCCGGTGATTGTTCTACTCGCCGGTTGGCTGCTCGTCGCCGGAACGACACGACCAGGTGGGGCCTTCCAGGCAGGGGCCCTTGCGGGGGCTGGATTGATCTTGCTGTACCTCGGAGGCCGGACCGGCGTGATTCCCGTCGGCCGGGGCCTGACTCCGGCGTTGATGCTGGGGCTTGCCGGATTCGTCGGGGTGGCCTTCGGGACGGCCCTCGGCGGCGACGGTTGGCTCGTCCTGGACGTGGCCTGGGCCGGGAGCGTGATCATTGCCATCGAGGTCGTCGTCACTCTCAGCATCGCAGCTGGGCTCGCGGTGATCTTCGTCGCCAATCGGGAGCCCGTGGACACCGAAACCGCTGGCGGCGGTCCGACCGATGTTTCAGGGGAGGACGCCCGATGACGCGGCTCGACCTCGCCCTATTGACGGCGATTGTGCTCGTGGCGATGGGCGTGACGAGTCTTCTGCTGACTTCCGACCTCGTACGGCGGATCGTCGCGCTGAACGTGGCGAGCGGGGGCGTGATGATGCTGTTTCTCGGGCTCGCCTACCGAGCGGATCCGGCGGCGCCGGATCCCGTGCCGCATGCGCTGGTCCTCACCGGCATCGTCATCATGGTCGCGGTCACCGGCCTGGGCCTGGGCCTGGCCCGGCGGGTGGAGTCTGTGGCCGAACAGAGCGGTGATCCCCCGCCCGGGGAGGCGGATCACTAGTCATGGATCTGCTGGCTGCTGTGGTGTTCGTCCCGCTCGCCGCGTCGATCGTGGTGACGCTGGTACCGGCTCGCCACACCGGCGTGACGACGGCCATCGGTTTGCTGACGTCGCTGGTGGTGGTCGGACTCGTGGCCGGAGTGGCGGCGACGGTGCAACGAGACGGCATCATGCGCTTCGCGCTGGCGGACTGGCGCGCTCCACTCGGCATCGAACTGCGGGCCGACCAGCTCAGCGTGCTGCTCCTCGGCCTGACTGCCTTGGTTGGCGCGGCGGTTTCGGTCTACGCGACAGGCTCGTCCAGCGCTCGTGGCGGCAGGATGTTCTGGCCGTTGTGGCTCGCGTTGTGGTCGGGGCTGAACGCGGTCTACATCGCTGGCGACCTATTCAACACCTATGTCGCCCTGGAACTCATGGGGGTGGCCGCCGTGTCGCTGGTGGCGCTCGGCGGAGCCCAGGCACTCCGGCCGGCCTTGCGCTACCTGTATGTGGCGGTGCTCGGTTCTCTGCTTTACCTGCTGGGCGTCGCCTTGGTGTACGGGCAGACCGGCACGCTCGACCTCGAACTGGCCGCGGACGGGATCCGCCCCGATGTGGTCGGTGGTGCGGTGCTTGTGCTGATGACGGTTGGCCTGGCGCTGAAGACAGCCCTGTTTCCCATGCACTCCTGGCTGCCGGACGCACACTCGTCCGCGCCGGCCGCGGTGAGTGCGTTGTTGTCCGCACTGGTGGTCAAGGCCACGCTGTATGTGCTGATCCGGGTCTGGTTCACGGTGCTCGACACGGAGCCGGCGTTTCCTCTCGATCTGGCTGTAGGCCTGTTGGGCGCCACCGCGGTCGGATGGGGCACGGCCATGGCGTTGCGAGAGGTGCGTCTCAAGCGCATTGTCGGCTACTCGACGGTCGCCCAGGTGGGCTACCTCTTCCTGGTCTTTCCGCTGGTGACGCCGGGCTTGGAGGCCGAACCGGGGTCCGCGCTCGGGGAAGCGGCGCTGGCCGGCTGG is a window encoding:
- the mbhE gene encoding hydrogen gas-evolving membrane-bound hydrogenase subunit E; this translates as MTAAASAFDIFLGGSLLAVAACVLFLPRRATAVVLFLVFGVLLAIVWARLDAPDIALAEAILGGGVTGALLIDAVAVGRRAADERSEGPAGAARWLVPIAGGAAGAVIAVVLAAAVLALDTPGIRLTDDVRDNIATTGVEHPVTAVLLNFRSYDTLLEVAVLAIAAIGVLGLRRDAPAWSDAWTKAAPIAIDGLVRVLTPVIVLLAGWLLVAGTTRPGGAFQAGALAGAGLILLYLGGRTGVIPVGRGLTPALMLGLAGFVGVAFGTALGGDGWLVLDVAWAGSVIIAIEVVVTLSIAAGLAVIFVANREPVDTETAGGGPTDVSGEDAR
- a CDS encoding NADH-quinone oxidoreductase subunit K, producing the protein MTRLDLALLTAIVLVAMGVTSLLLTSDLVRRIVALNVASGGVMMLFLGLAYRADPAAPDPVPHALVLTGIVIMVAVTGLGLGLARRVESVAEQSGDPPPGEADH
- a CDS encoding complex I subunit 5 family protein; amino-acid sequence: MDLLAAVVFVPLAASIVVTLVPARHTGVTTAIGLLTSLVVVGLVAGVAATVQRDGIMRFALADWRAPLGIELRADQLSVLLLGLTALVGAAVSVYATGSSSARGGRMFWPLWLALWSGLNAVYIAGDLFNTYVALELMGVAAVSLVALGGAQALRPALRYLYVAVLGSLLYLLGVALVYGQTGTLDLELAADGIRPDVVGGAVLVLMTVGLALKTALFPMHSWLPDAHSSAPAAVSALLSALVVKATLYVLIRVWFTVLDTEPAFPLDLAVGLLGATAVGWGTAMALREVRLKRIVGYSTVAQVGYLFLVFPLVTPGLEAEPGSALGEAALAGWTGGLALLLGHGVAKAAMFLAAGNIGLAYGSDDISGITGAAARMPLSVAAFGLAGVSLAGLPPTFGFIGKWQLLQASLGTGQWWWVIVLLVGGLLTFGYSARVLRATFNPTRAFELPEPEHLPRRMEVVALSLAVLAVVLGIGSLPILTFAGDGVLIGAGP